Proteins from one Haliaeetus albicilla chromosome 4, bHalAlb1.1, whole genome shotgun sequence genomic window:
- the NABP1 gene encoding SOSS complex subunit B2 isoform X1 yields MSAASDTYLLIKDIKPGLKNLNVIFIVLEIGRVTKTKDGHEVRSCKVADKTGSITISVWDEIGGLIQPGDIIRLTKGYASLWKGCLTLYTGRGGELHKIGEFCMVYSEVPNFSEPNSEHVGQNKLAQGEQNNSSASSNMGSCTFGPLGNGLQTGPESSGFPFTYNHGHTYAGSGRGNGRGPVNPAPANSVQPFLPAVSNGRDPRRAFKR; encoded by the exons ATGAGCGCGGCGAGCGATACGTACCTCCTCATAAAAGACATAAAACCCGGACTGAAAAACTTAAATGTCATCTTTATTGTGCTGGAGATCG GGCGAGTCACCAAGACGAAGGACGGTCACGAGGTGAGGTCCTGCAAAGTGGCGGACAAGACGGGCAGCATCACCATCTCCGTGTGGGACGAGATCGGCGGCCTCATCCAGCCGGGGGACATCATCCGCCTGACCAAAGG GTATGCATCTCTGTGGAAAGGATGCCTGACACTTTACACAGGACGAGGAGGCGAGCTGCATAAAATTGGGGA GTTCTGCATGGTATACTCAGAAGTGCCAAACTTCAGTGAGCCCAACTCGGAACACGTCGGGCAGAACAAACTG GCACAGGGTGAACAGAATAATAGTTCTGCATCAAGTAATATGGGTTCTTGTACTTTCGGGCCACTGG gAAATGGTTTACAAACTGGACCTGAATCAAGTGGATTTCCATTTACGTATAATCATGGCCACACTTATGCAGGTAGTGGGAGAGGCAATGGACGAGGACCTGTAAATCCAGCACCAGCTAATAGCGTTCAGCCTTTTCTCCCTGCTGTCAGTAATGGGAGGGACCCACGCAGAGCCTTTAAAAGATGA
- the NABP1 gene encoding SOSS complex subunit B2 isoform X2, protein MSAASDTYLLIKDIKPGLKNLNVIFIVLEIGRVTKTKDGHEVRSCKVADKTGSITISVWDEIGGLIQPGDIIRLTKGYASLWKGCLTLYTGRGGELHKIGEFCMVYSEVPNFSEPNSEHVGQNKLGEQNNSSASSNMGSCTFGPLGNGLQTGPESSGFPFTYNHGHTYAGSGRGNGRGPVNPAPANSVQPFLPAVSNGRDPRRAFKR, encoded by the exons ATGAGCGCGGCGAGCGATACGTACCTCCTCATAAAAGACATAAAACCCGGACTGAAAAACTTAAATGTCATCTTTATTGTGCTGGAGATCG GGCGAGTCACCAAGACGAAGGACGGTCACGAGGTGAGGTCCTGCAAAGTGGCGGACAAGACGGGCAGCATCACCATCTCCGTGTGGGACGAGATCGGCGGCCTCATCCAGCCGGGGGACATCATCCGCCTGACCAAAGG GTATGCATCTCTGTGGAAAGGATGCCTGACACTTTACACAGGACGAGGAGGCGAGCTGCATAAAATTGGGGA GTTCTGCATGGTATACTCAGAAGTGCCAAACTTCAGTGAGCCCAACTCGGAACACGTCGGGCAGAACAAACTG GGTGAACAGAATAATAGTTCTGCATCAAGTAATATGGGTTCTTGTACTTTCGGGCCACTGG gAAATGGTTTACAAACTGGACCTGAATCAAGTGGATTTCCATTTACGTATAATCATGGCCACACTTATGCAGGTAGTGGGAGAGGCAATGGACGAGGACCTGTAAATCCAGCACCAGCTAATAGCGTTCAGCCTTTTCTCCCTGCTGTCAGTAATGGGAGGGACCCACGCAGAGCCTTTAAAAGATGA